The sequence ccacataaGCCATACCATCAggggctctttcacctgcacatctactaatgtgataatatgccatcatctgccagcaatgcccctctgccatgtacattggccaaactggacagtctctatgtaaaagaataaatggacacaaatcagatatcaggaatggtaacatacaaaagccagtaggagaacacttcaatctccctgaacattcaataacagatttaaaagtagccatccttcaacaagaaaacttcaaaaacagacttcaaagagaaactgcagagctagaattcatttgcaaatttaacaccattaatttgggcttgaatagggactgggagtgtctggctcactacaaaagcaattttccctctcttggtattgacacctcctcatcaattactgggagtggaccacatccaccctgactgaattagccttgttaacactggttctcccttctcttcatgcatcagaatatttatgtctgcatctgtaattttcactccatgcatatgaagaagtggggttttttacccacgaaagcttatgccccaataaatctgtttgtctttaaggtgccaccggactcctcgttgcaTCTTCCTTTACACCTCTATTTTCAGTAGGTAATAATTCAgccatgcatttttaaaaaatttagttCAGTAGTAACTTTTCAAAGACCACTTTGCATGGTTACAATAATATATGTAGGTAAAAGAAGCAGTAGCTCACCAATTTTAAAGGCTTGAGTGTGCCTATCGTACTGATTTAAAACATGAAACTTGGTGAGAGATTGGACACCAATATAGTTTAATTTGTTTCTGGTATTTTGAAAATACTTCAAActgttgatttttaaataatggaaGGTGGCAACAAGACATCAGTAGTACCAAAGGTTTTCTTTAATGCAAACTGTATATTTCAAAATAATGACATAGTAGGTCtgaatagatttttaaaagggattttgaGGAACTGCATGATTTAGGAGGTAAATAATGAAATATAGAGCCTATCACCTATAGGTTtgttagtttgaatccagagtagATTTGTAGCTGTCTGGCATCTGGTGACTAACCAGTAGCTTAGGTCATATGCAATGAAGTTTTCAAGGTACAGGATAGAGTTCTTGATGTTCTCAGTAGAGAAGTATTTGCATTACAACCACCTCCACCACACCCAGCATCAACTTTCTCTACTGTTGACATTTTCAAGAGAGAGGCCGAGTACTGCATATACAAGGAGTCTGAACCAACTCCCATACAATTCAATGGTAAACCTTCCACTAATTTCAGGGATGCTGGATGGAGCCCATGGATATTGAACAATCTTCTCATCCTTAAAAAGGGGATATATCACATCAGGGGGTGTACCCATTGGCAGAGTAGTGTGTGGAAGCTGGCCATGAGCTGCCCATGCCATACCTTTCACCAGCattacattcttttttttttttaatgaaaaaaatctccattatGTAATAAAAGCTCTGACATGTTTAAGTATGTAACTGATGAAGAGGCAGCACATTGCAGGCTTGCTAGAGTTGCAGTGTcaagtaaaataaatgtatttgaaaatcagTTATTCTGCACTTCTAAACTACCTAAAGAACTAAAATTgaatttgattaaaaacaaaagcaaatgaaaGGAAATATACTGTGTGCCTCCATTTTTATTTCACTATTTAATAGGGAATAGAGAATTAAAATACATAGCCCCTGTACAGTTACAAATCTTACCATATCAACTTGCTTCACTTGTTTATATTCAATTTCATCCCTGTATCCAGCTTGCTGAAATCTGTATAGATTCTCTATCTCATCTGACCATTTTTTGGCACGACTTATAGATTTTGGTTTGATGTCAGCGCTAGCCATGGCTCCAGGAACTCCACCAGATATTTTGCTGAAACTAGGTTTTAAAAATGATACATATAAAAACTGGAGCAAGCCATATTGTTGAAGTTCTACATAAAAATGGGTAGAACAAAACTGGCAAACATAGTAAACAAGTTATAGtcagccaaaaaaacaaaaacaaacccaccccaCCTCAAAACCCCAACGTAAAAACTAGTATGTTAAAAATGTCCAGAATCACGTTAAATACATGCTGTTTTCTTGAGTAAATCCATATTGCCTGTATTTCAGTTTCCAGATATGTAAACTATTATACCGCCATTTTCCAGGGTATGCTCAAATTACTGATGACAGTGCTCTTTGGAATTCACATGGCTGAAGGGATCCCAGggctaactccactgaagtcagcagagctgctcaagggatgaatttgacctaaGTTTCCAAATCTAGACAAATTTCAATATGTAACAGGAACCAGTTTTGTCTTCTAGTTCACCTCGTAATGTCATTGTATTAATTTTTTGAGTATATCTTTGTGACACTGAGCTAGAAAGGGTTAAGTGACTagcaggctaaatgacccaaattcaacctttaaagacatattagaaaagtATATAAATGGTAACTAAGGCCATTCCTTATAAATAGCTAACAAAGCCATGTTAGATAGATCTTTGAAATGTAGActtgtattgttagagaattagaagAAGATACTGTTCATATTTGTCTGTTTACCTATAGCTGTTAGATGTTAACAATGTAACCAGAAGGTTCCTGTCCATTACTATATtttattgattcagagatcaataATTCAGAGGGAATataacatttagatgaaacttgggtgtaaaaatgtcattgtcaatatttctctttgaagtttgtagtaaactacATGTCTTAATggcaggaccagctctaggcaccagcaaagaaAGCACGtacttggggcggcacaattccagaggcggcattccggccattttttttttttttttgcttgggcagttgcgctctcggagcttgggtcggcaaattttttgcttggggcagcaaaaaacctagagccggccctgcttaaTGAATAATTACCTTATGCTGATGAATATAACTAATTACGTGTGTATACACAGGAAACAGGAATTTTTACATCAGAaccagatctgcttaagcttggTCTGGGGAAGCTTGAGTCGCAAGGCTGAGGTCTCCAGCTCTAGTGTGGATTACCCTGCTAATTCTCATGGAAGAATCTGAACAAACTCTATACATGAACTGCTGTTTGGACTAGAACCTGATGAACTTATTCTGGAAAGAACTTTTTGCAACTCAGCAGCTCACtatgaaactttactatgaaaCTGATctaagaactttattcatatctgtatgtataacgATCTTTTGACCACaatactctcttttcttttttaaataaatcttttagtTAATAAGAACTGTCTGTAaacgtgtatttgggtaagatctgaaatattcactgACCTGACATGTAATGTGTCCGATCCGTTGGGATTAGCACAACTTTATAGATattgaacaagattttcagtaatcttcctcatatttgacttggctgtctgggtgggagcccaagtctggattgctttaagggaactatatttttggcttctgggtaatcagtaaggtattgtagaagatgttttgttgctggcttggtgaatctaatgaTTAGAATAACCATCAGTTTTGCTTAtcgtctgccccattctttgcagtttgccctgattgaataatgagctgtagctcacgaaagctcatgctcaaataaattggttagtcgctaaggtgccacaagtactccttttctttttgcgaatacagactaacacggctgttactctgaaatctcagTGTGGCCACTCCAGGAACCAATGGTCGCAATCTTATTCTGCTAATAGAGAGCACTTTTCATTTATGCAGGAAGAAAAATACATCAAATGCTACAACATCTGATGGATTTCATTggtcaatgggccaaattcttctcacAATTACTTAGTGTCACCATGCTGCAGCTGCATAATTAGGAAGAGTTTGATGTATTTCCAAGAATCTAAGCCTTCATTTAAGAAAGTTTCTAGACTTGATGCTGATGAAGATAAAAATCCTGTTGGGTCATGTGCTCCCATGGCTCATAGGCTGAAAAAGAGTAGCAATTGACTACAAAACCTGCCTCAAAATCCTACACACAACTGAAACCCTTTATTTAGTATGTGGTTCAATTCAGAAGTCAGTCCCCTCAAACCACTACGGAAGAGAAAATAGGAGTTATTGCTTGCATGGCAGCAGTTATTTGGGAGTGGCTAAAATCTGCATTTGTATCTGGCATAATAATTTACAGTGGATTTTTTGCACAGAAAGACCATCAGCAATCAAGGAAAAGGGGCATAATCTCAGTTTGCATGGGGCTGAGTGAAGATCTGTACATAAGTATACAGACACTATGGCCCTTTTCCAAATATGCTGCCATATATGTGGGGTAGTTCAGCCCTCTACAATTATTATCTCTCTTTAAATGCCAATTGTCAATAATTACAAAGAGTTTTTCTCCTCGCACTATGGGACGCCACAATACAAATTAACCTACTTGGCACATATTGGTAGCTGAGTCTTGGAGATATTTCTCCTGATTGCACTTTTTTACTACAAAGGGAAACATGACCCAGTGTGAATTAATAAGCACTTTGGAATCCTTCTGGAAGAAAGATGTATAAATTGTAAGCTATAATATAGAACTGTTATACTGCTGACCAACTGAGCCTGCAGAGAGACAGACCAAAGGAATGCTAGCAAATGAAGTATATGATTGGATCTTAATGAGGTATTAACACTAAAGGTCTATTATGGCCATTAGGATTAACCATTTCTCTGCTAAATGATATATCAGGCTCATCTAGCAAATGCACTTGTCCAGTGCAACTGGATATACATGGCACATACTGACTATCCACTAATTCAAGCAGACTTTCCATAAAAGCTCATGTGAAAACACAGGCAAAACATACATATAAGGGCGCAGACAATAGAAGCtcggagcctaaatacctttgaggctctgggccaaaGTGCCAAGTCAGTGCATGcaagtaaaaaacaaacatcacCATTTTCAAGCTGGTATGTCAAACCTTTTATTTAAGTTTAATAGATAAATCACTTATACTGATGTGCAGTTGAGACAGCCCAGAGTGATGTGTCAAAAAGCTCAATTTGCCAACAGACACCACAGGGTTACCATTCTTACTACTCTTCTAATTTAGGGGAAAACTGTGCAATTTCACATCCCAGTGTGTGGTACTGGGAAATACTTTCTCTGTAATGGCAATCACTGTACATCAATGAATAAATTCTGTAAGTGGTGGAATTCTGCATCTTCTTGGGTTATGTATAGTAGTCAAACACAAACATCCTAGAATAGATGCATGCGCACCATGAAGCAGATTACTACTTCTGATtgcctgtgttttaaaagtgTTCTGCTGGTTCCCACTTTCACCAAGTCTGTTATGTAACCACATCTCTCCCCCtatttcagaaaggaaaaggaaaggacaAATCTACCGTGACACAAATCAGTGCATAGAGGTCAGCACCGTTTGGAAACCAGCCTATCTATCCTCTGAACCTTGTAAGTTCGTCTTATGTTTGAACATATTTATGGTACCAATACCCAAAGTAGGAGTCAGGTAGTGATGAGTAGAAGCACCACCAGCCAGGTCAGACCATTTCAATTCAGTGGGGCTCTACTGGCAAAGGAGTTGCCaaggggtgagagagagacaagatagaATCTGCCCGGATAGGACCCCACATTGTGTTTGACTCCCTGTTCTTAATTATATGTATTCTGATAGTGCCTAAAGATCCCAAATAGGGTTGAAGCCCTATTGTACTggtcactgtacacacacacaagatggTCAGacacacaaccccatgctcagggtgacCTTCTACCTGTGGCTGCCAGAAGTCAGGAGGGGAAAACAGGGGTGGATCTCTCCAAAACTGCCCTGTTCAGTACACTTCCCCTGAAGCTCTGctacaggccactgtcagagacaggatagtgggATAGATGggctattggtctgacccactaagGCAGTTCTTAtgagccctgccctgaagagcttacaatctaaaagacaAGATGGACAAACAGATatagacaaacaacaaaaatacaagGCATCAAAAGTACAGTGCAATTCTTTCTCGGTCCCCCTCTGCATAACAACCCCTGTCCCCGCCAACCCTTGCAGCCTTGCCAACTCCAAACATGCAAAATCCATGAGTCaggccccaccaaaatcatgagagttgctTTAAAAAGCATCAGATTTTAAAGAACTGTAATTGTTTTCTTATCATTTGCCTTCTGAGCTGCTAGGAGGAACCCTTGGGTCCGCTTTTTAAGCTTTTCTTGGAAACCACCAGTCAcaaaatttgtgttttttttaaatgaaagaggaGACTCTCCCCTAAACCCATAACCACAGGAGCTGAAGCTTTAAGGAAAAATCTCCCCTTAACCCCAGGTCTCCAGGAGCTGTGCCTTTAAAGAaaatcccctcccccagtcccaggactccaggagccGGGGCTTTTTAAAGGAACCCCAAGGCCACGCTGCTCCCCTgagccggggagggagggggcgttCAGCAGCACCCGCTCCCCTCAGGGCTCCCGGGGCTGGGCGGGCTCCACCTGCGGTGAGGGTCGGGACAAGGGGCGCCGCGGGCCACTCACCAACGGTCTTGCCGGGTCGTTCCCTCCCTCGGGGCGGGCGCCGCCTCTTCAGGTCTGACGGCGGCGGTTGTGCGGTTGCCTAGCAACCTCCGGCGCTCGAGCCAGGCCGAGAGAAGCCTCCCCGGCGCTCCTGGCGGAGCCGGGGCCGACCGGCAGCGAACCCCGGGAGCGGGGCCAGTGCCACGAGCTGCGCACGCGGGGAGGGGCAGCGCAGTAGTTTGGCAGAGGAATAAGGACTGTAAGGCGTGCAGATGGGTGTGTGCTGTAAGAGACCCGTGTGTTATGTCTGACACAGCTCGGGCGGCTGGGGACCGTCCCCACCGTGCTCTCACTGCAGTCAGCCGGAGCTTTGCCATGAGCTGAAATTGGAAGATCAGGCTTCTGCATAGAGCTTGCACCCGTGCATCCCAAAGCACTAGGTAGgaaacgtttcagagtagcagccatgttagtctggatccacaaaaagaaaaggaggacttgtggcaccttagagactaacaaatttatttgagcataagctttcctgagctacagctcacttcatcggatgcatgcaatggagaatacagtggggagatttatatagagagagaacatgaaacaatgggtgttaccatacacactgtaaccagagtgatcaggtaaggtgagctgttaccagcaggagagcagggaggcggggaaccttttgtagtgataatcaaggtgggccatttccagcagttgacaagaacgggggggggagggggggggaaataaacatggggaaatagttttactttatgtaatgacccatccactcccagtctttattcaagcctaaattaatcgtatctagtttgcaaattaattccaaatcaACAGTCTCTCcttggactctgtttttgaagcttttttgttgaagaattgcaacttttaggtctgtaatcgagtgaccaaagagattgaagtgttctccgactggtttttgaatgttataattcttgacatctgatttgagtccatttattcttttacgtagagactgtccagtttgaccaatgtagaGGGGCACTGCTgacacatatcacattggtagatgtgcaggtgaacaagcctctgatagtgtagctgaagtgattaggccctatgatggtgtcccctgaatagatatgtgggcacagttggcaacgggctttgttgcaaggataggttcctgggttagtggttctgttgtgtggtgtgtggttgctggtgagtatttgcttcaggttggggggctgtctgtaagcaaggactggcctgtctcccaagatctgtgagaatgatgggtcgtccttcaggataggttgtagatccttgatgaggcattggagaggttttatttgggggctgaaggtgatggctagtggcgttctgttattttctttgttgggcctgtcctgtagtaggtaaattctgggtactcttctggctctgtcaatctgtttcttcacttcagctcacgaaagcttatgctcaaataaatttgttagtctctaaggtgccacaagtcctccttttctttttaggtaggAAATATACCCCTGTAAAGGAGGGAAGTGTTACCTGCCTTTTCAGCAGCGCAGCcggaggaagagagagattataaccaacattttcaaaagggctagCTCCGTTTTGAGGTGTTGGCGTTGTGGACATTTAGGTCTTGAATTGGGCAGGCAAAAGTTGTGCGGCCACACTtattggtcacttttgaaaatgggagtaagtgacttgaccaaggttatACAATGAGCCAAAGGCACCGTTGGAAAAAGAATGCATGTTGTCTGACTTCGTGTCCCCTGCATTAATCCCTCCCTAACAGATATAAAATTCGATATACCACCATGGTGATGACAGCAGCATAAATAGCTAAAAGATTAGTGCCTGAcaataattacatttttttctcattttgaacAGGGCACTGAACATGCTGTGAACGGAGacaaaagcccagatcctcaaagatatttaggagcctaactcacAGGAGTTGGTCTGGGCCAAAGTAATAAAAACAGTGCACAGCAGTTCTTGAGAATTCAATAGTTTGCCCCTCACCCACAAAATAAACGGATGTCATAATAACAAATACTACTGGACAGTGTTGGAGCAAAACAATTACTGATATAACTTACTTATAATTCACAATTACTGAATTAGTTAGAACTACTCACAACCAATTACTAATGgattaattataattattcatGATAGTGCAGTGTTTGTTGCTTTGTAAATGCCTAAGGCCGGGAATGAATTCCTAATGCAGTAATTATCCATACTCAACATTATTCAGTTACCAAGAGTCATTATTAATGATGTAGATGCTAAGGGTATCAGTTATTAATTACCTAAATTCCTTATTGATAAATCACTGCACTCAAGAGTGAGCGGGCCTGGAGTACACAGGCATACCCTTCTCCCCATCCTGCCTGGCGGCGAGGCCCTTCTGTCCCCATATTCACACGGACAgagcagcaggtccaaacctcACGGCAAGATCCGGAGTAGAAAAACTTGAGTCATTTCTGTTACTGGCCCTTTAAGAAAAGGCCCCGCCCCGGCCTTTTGCTCATAGGCGGACGGGTTGCAAAGGCGGCTCTGTGATTGGTTTGggccgcagccaatgggagaggtAGGGATGGTGGACGGACGGAGTCCGAGGAGCAGGGCTGCGCCATGAGCAGCTTCGGAGGCAGGATGCGGGAGTATCCCTGGCTGTCCATAGACCGCTTCGACCGGGAGAACCTGCGGGCGCGGGCCTACTTCCTGTCCCACTGCCACAAGGGTGAGGGCGCGAGAGGTCCCGCCGGCTCCGCGCGCCCGCCGCTTCGCTCGTGCTGCGCGTGCTCTTCCCTCCGCGCGCCCCTGGCgccgccccgctcccccccccccggggagagcctcccccgccccacacggCTGGCGCCGCCGCCCTCCCGGGGGTGTCCTGCGTGGCGGCTGCTGCCCTCCCGAAGACCCTgtcatcctcccctcccccggctctgAGCTTCAGCTTCTCCCTTCCGCTCCCCGTCCCATCCCGGAAtcgttcctccccctccccccccgccccacttccGTTCGGAGCTGTTTAACCGCACCTCAGAATCCCTCCTCAGCGTCCTTAGGCTGTATGGGGCCCCTGGCAGTACTATTAGACTGGTGCCCTGTGTTCCACTGAAGGCAGTCCCCAGCCGGCCCCGGTGTGTCAAGGCggcacaggcaccacccccgcctGTGGACCCCCAGaaacgccccccctcccccattgctgaCACCCTTCGAGCTTCCTATGCAGGCAGTGGCTCAAGGCAGGCCTCGCGCTGTCACGTGGGGGTcgcatcttgccagagcccagggccctcctgcagccccgcGCCATGCCTGGCTCACCGAGAGCCTGTTGACAGGAAGTACCAAGCGGTAATAACAATAAtacgtgtgtgtgtacacgtgacagagcgtgtgtgtgagagactggGTGTTGGGGAGTGTGAGACTGGGGGACTGTGACCCGTGAGAGGCAGAGTGTATGTGGGTGTGAGAGCCAGTCTGTGTGAAAAGAAccggaggactcgtggcaccttagagactaacagatttattagagcatgagcttttgtgggctaccgcccacttcatcggatgcatagaatggaacatagagtaagaagatagacaggtttcagagtcgcagccgtgttagtctgtatccgcaaaaagtaaaggaggacttgtggcaccttagagactaacaaatttatctgagcataagctttcgtgagctacggctcatttcatcggatgctcacgaaagcttatgctcagataaatttgttagtctctaaggtgccataagtactccttttctttttaagatagatatacagagaacatgaaaaggtggaagtagccatacccactgtaagaggctaattaattaagatgagctattatcagtaggagaaaattttttttttgcaatgacaatcaagatggcccatttagatagttgacaagaaggtgtgagatacttaacatggggaaatagattcaagaTGTGtcatgacccagccactcccagtctctgttcaaacccaagttaatggtatctagtttgcatattaattcaagctcagcagtttcttgttggagtctgtttttgaagcttttctgttgcaaaattgccacctttgtgtgagtctgtgtgagagagactgtgtgtgtgtgtgtgttagggaagTGTGAGAGACCATGAGTGGGAGGAGTCcagctgtggccagcaagggGAATGGTGTCCCAAATTTTTGGGTGCACTGCACAGCCACGTATGCTGCATTTGCCCTGGTTCCCGCCCCGCTCCTCCACTTTCCTGTGGCTTCTCTGTGTGGGGCTGTTGGTctccacttccccatggcctctctGTGTGGGGCTGTTGATCCCTGCCCctccacttcccctctctgtgtggGGCTGTACCACTTTGCTCCAAAGTTTGCCCCGAGTTCCTGTACCCCAGAACTgtgctgcagccccccccccaccccgttcccaTCATGTCCTTTCTGGGCATGTTACCCTGCCCACCACCCTAGTGAGACTAATTTGAAGTGTGTGTTGTTGATAATCAAGTAATACAGCTAATGCGAAAGTAGAGGTAAAATGTAACCGGTTGTATCACGAATGGAAAATTGAAAATCAGTTTCCCTTTAGCACTATATCCTGCTGCATTctaaggttttatttttttaaagaaataatcatACTTTTTTTTCATGCCATGCACAAGAGTAACGTGTCATTGTATCTAAGAGGACGTTCAGACTGAATGCTGTATTGTGACCATAGATTTTTC is a genomic window of Natator depressus isolate rNatDep1 chromosome 1, rNatDep2.hap1, whole genome shotgun sequence containing:
- the MEIG1 gene encoding meiosis expressed gene 1 protein homolog → MASADIKPKSISRAKKWSDEIENLYRFQQAGYRDEIEYKQVKQVDMVDRWPETGFVKKLQRRDNTFYYYNKQRECEDKEVHKVKVYAY